GCTTAAGCTGCAGGACCACGTTGTGTTGCTGCGCTCACCTACCGACGAGGAGAAATGTCGCCTGCTGTTTGCCGCTCATTGTCTGCTGTATACACCCGAGAACGAGCACTTTGGCATCGTGCCGCTGGAGGGCATGTACTGCTCCAAGCCAGTAGTGGCATTGAACAGCGGTGGACCCACAGAAACGGTGGTGAACACTTCAACGGGCTTTCTGTGCGAAAAAACCGAGAAGAGCTTTGGTGGAGCAATGCACCAGCTTTTCCGAGACGAGCAGCTGCGTGTGAAAATGGGTGACCAGGGTCACAAGCGAGTGCAGCAGAAGTTCTCCTTCCAAGCATTTGCAGATCGGCTGAACGGCATTATTAGAGATCTTGTTCCTATTTCCAAGGAGTCGAGCACTAAGAAAACTGAATAAAATTCCAGTTAAAAAcgcacatttcatttcatagaattatttttagctacatatgttcatacatatgtacgcgAAATATTAGTCATCAGGAATGGATATATCATTCATCATTTGGTTGAATTGTATAGTAGAGCTCGGCGAAAGATAAGTTTCTCTTTGAAAAGTTTTGAAGCCCCAAAAAACCTATCGCAGCACTGTATATgtagtttattattaaattccaTTCTTCAGGGCGTATAATATTAGGTTGTGGGACTGGGGTGATTCGGGTTGGACTGAGATCGGGCTGGCTACTGCTCGCGCATGTAGAGATACAGATAGCCGAGGTCCTTGGGTGGGTTCTGAGACTTGGCCACCTTGCTGTCGTTGAAGATCACCCATTCGCCCTTCTTGCGAATGTGACAGACGTAGTGTCCCACCTGGGCGGAGGTGCCCATGTGTGAGATGAATGCCACCAGACGGTACTTGCCGCCTCCATCGCGGAAGTCGGTCTTATTGGACGCCGAGGAAGCCGCTGCAGTTGATGAATTCGAAGCGGGGGCAACTTCCTCAACACCAATGGAATCGGCGTGTGAGAATATCCAGTCGGTGGCACGCTCCACGTTGCCATCGGTCGCCTTCAGAGCAGCCACAGCCTGTCGTTCGTCGAAGCCCATGCTCATGAGCATGGCCAGGCTCTCGGGATTGGCCACGAACTGGTTGGCTGCGCTGTCTCCAATGCTGTTGTTCGGCACCACAAATGGTTCCGAGATATCCTCGTCGGCGATGTGCTCCATCAACCAGTTAGAGGCTGCCTCCAGTCCGCTGTTTTTCGTGTGGAAGCAGGCACGCTTGCAGGCTTCCGGCGGAAAGCCCATGGTCAGCAGCTCGGACATGACCGCCTCGTCAAATGTAAACTTCACCTCCTCGGCGGCGGGCTCAGGTAGTGCCTCCTCACCAGGCTGCAAGCCACCAGCGGAGCGCCAGTTGCTCAGATCCAGTTCATCGGGCATGTCCACGGAAACGTCCAGTTTTTTGGGCACCCAGTCGTCGCCCAGCGTGAACTTTCCCACGTGAATCATCAGGCAGTCGGGCATGGTGGCCAATCGCGTGATTTTTCTAGCATTCGTCTTGCCATCAATAGCAGTGGAATAGAATTGCTCGATCAGCTCCGGGCCGAAGAAGCTTTCCAGGCAGGCCTGTAGAGGAACCTTGTGCCTCACGATGTCGCGATCCAGAAGCCGTTGTCCGGTCTCGCGGGCCGCCTTTTCACGCTCCTGGAACTCCCGCACCTCATCCAGATTGGTCGCCTTATCCAACGGAACAGGCAGACGGAAACTGTATTCCTCGCGTGTCTTGTACTTCACCTTGCGGCTAGCGAGACACTCAACGCGATCCTCCAGCAGAAACTTTAGAGCATCTGCGGGATTGGTTTGGTTGCGTGAATTCCTGTCCAGCAGGGTGAGCAAATGGAGATAGAAATCGTTGGcatcctgctgctgtttgGTGCTGAAATCTGGGTGATTCTTGCCCACAATGTTCTTAAACATGGCCGGCGAGATTCCGGTGCTGTGATCGGTGTCCAGAGTGTTCTCGGCAATGCTGCTGTACTTTCCCGACTGCAGACCGGTTCCAAGCTTGGCCATTTGAATGTTGAAGTCGTTGGCCGGGTCGTTGGGGAATTCGCTGAAATAGCGTTCCGCTCCGGTGCCCACGAATCGCTGCTGGAAGTCTGGGATGACGAAGAGCACCTGCATCACGCTGTTGATGTAGCAGGAGTTGCCCAGATTGCGCATGCCTGTGTATCCAGGACCGGCAAGAGGCTGCAGCTCACTTTCGCTCTCTGTAAGTGCCGACCACTCGCCGATCCGCTGGTTAATATCCAACTCAAGCTCCACCATCGACTTCTCGCTCTTCTTCATTGCCGCCATGTTGATGCCAAAGTGGGAGAGATGGCGCTCTAGGTGGGGATCAAGTACCATGTCGTCCTCCGGGTAGGAGAACACATCCGACTTGCCATCAGCGGTGATGGTGCCCAGTTTCACCGCCAGCGGGAAACCCGTCACTCTGTAGTACTCCACGGCGTGATCGTTGCCTCCACTGCCGTCAAAGAACTTGCGACCGCACATGATCGAACCATCGGTCAGATTAAGCCAGAGGTTGTTGGTCAAATCACACTTCTCGCACTGCCAGCCGGATGGCGGAATCTTCTTGCCATTGTCCAGCTGCTGCAGGTTCTCTGCGTACTTCGAGGCCTGACGCACTTCACCATCCCAGGTGCCTGTAAAATGATTGATTTTAGGTTAACTTCGGATTCACGAGACAACAATCCTGCAACTAACCCATCAGCGTGGCCTTCTCCAGCTTGGCAATTGCCGAGTCGGCGGCCAAGATCGCCTCCACCGACTGGGTGACACGCATGGGCAGCTCCGGATCCGGATAGGGCAGCTTCTTGTCCAGCTGGGGGGCAACCACGATGCTGTACGTGTCCTTGATCTCGTACTTCTTGGCCATGTCCGACTCGTTGTAGCCACCCTCGACGCCGATGGCCAGGCGGGTGATCTTCCGTTCCGGCCCAGCCTCCGACACTGGATCGCATTCAGCCTCCGTATCGGCGCCCTCCTTGGGCGTCTTCACCCGCTGGATGTGGAGGAAGACCCGGTTGCCGGTCTTGTCGGCGTACTCCCGCACGTACGCCTCGCCGAAACCCAAAAAGCTGTGCAGGCACACGTACAGGCCGGTGGGCGTCTCGGGATTGTCGTAGGAGTAGACGCACTCGTCCTTGTAGATCGGAGGACTGCCCGCCCCGGATGCGCAGGGCACGTTCACCTTGGATAAATGCTTGCGTAGTTCCTCCATGACGCTATCTGGTATCCTGTGAACAGCTCTTTTCTCATAAACTTTACGCACCGAATGTAAAATAGTAtagttgattttttttgcagctgctgcttagAGATGAACAGGGGAAAATGCATCGATACCGGCGAGCACGGCAATGCGAATATCGATGTCTTAAGATGGTGTTTAGCTGGttaaaattaacttttaacAACTCTTACCCCTATTTACATTCCTTATAACGGCTATTAAGTGGTATTTCCGTATTTTACCGCCCAATAAGCACAATTAGTTCAATTTGGTGGCTGCAGGCTATTGTTGTGTATTCAATACTGCCATCTCTAGCCAaagccaacaacaaattcGCGAGTCACCAAGGGAACCGAACTAGTTCCGTTATGTACAAAAAATTCAGGGAAAGTGTGGCAACGCCGACtgtaattaataatatgtattaCTGTAGACAACATTTTGAaagaataatacaaatttgaccatttaaatacaattaacaaCATAATTTAAAGTTCTGGAGAATTTTTAGCAATTTGGTAAGTAGTTTTGATCTGTGAGTGGTCACACTGTTAAGCGGCCTGCCAACTCGTCTTACGCAAAGTTGCCATATAGTCATAAAAATCTTTCGCATAAAGAAGTAAAACGTAAGAATTTTCATATGCGTTTTTCGTCTGAAAATCCGcattaaaataatgtaaaaagtGGTAAATATGTTGGCGCAAACAGTGCGGCATCCAAACGCATTGAAATCCAGGTCGTTCGAACGGTTTTCGGTGTTGTTTTGCTCCTCGCATAAATTTGTTGCgcgccattttgtttttggaaagccaaagaaaaagaagaaatacaaCAGCAAAAACCTACCACAAAAAGTCAAAGTTTGTTAAAGcgataaaaagaaagaagaaaaagatttGTCTGGGGGGGAACAGCAAGTGAAAAACATGTGGCGCTACGCTAGTTTGTGCATCAGCTTTGTGCCCCTTAAAGACATACGAAAATAACGCGcgacataaataaatgcgacTGAAAcacagaaaactgaaaatatcGATACGATGAATAAACGAAGAAGCAGCGATTAGTACGTCGTCGGCGGTCGTCTGTGTGGGTGAGAGAGTGAGGGAGATGGGCTGGGGTTGGCGAATAAGTGCGAAAGAGAAGTCGGAGCGCGGGGCGCGTATATAATTACGTCATAAgaattaaagaaaattcaaGGTCTACAGCGCTGCGGCTATACAAAAAGCTATACGATTTCGTTACGTTCTCGgttttatcaaaaataaaactttggcCAGcgcgcagcaacaacaacaagtatGGCTGTGGTGTGccagtatgtgtgtgtttcgttTTCGCGACTGTATAATTACATACACACGCAGTcccgccgttgttgttgtttctgttttctttttattgtaAGCGAGGAGAGCGCGCAGCTGTGAAAGGCAAAAGAGAtgaagagagcgagagagtggAATTTGTTGTTGAGCAATTTGTGTAACCATCGATaatgtttgatttatttaaaccCCATTTTTATTACCCCTTTTGCAGTGACTCGCGATGCGTGCGGCATAGAAGTCGGCAcccccaaaaaccgaaatccCGACcccccacacgcacacacacatgcacagacAGCGATTGttcataaaatttaattgattaaaaaggcagagtgaaaaacaaaagcgaacaAAACACCggaaagcaaaggaaaattaataaaaatcaatagaGCGGCGAGCGGGAGGCGATAAAAAGTGTTATCAGTGCGAATTAATTGGCTTCAAAGAAggaaaggaggaggaggcggagaggagcgggagcaggaggaggaggttgCTCCGGAGATCGAGGTTTAGCGAGCTCCAAATCCGCATCCCGGACGCGGATCCGGACGCCTCGCCAGTATGTCCGTGCAGCAGTTCTGCCTGCGGTGGAACAACCACCAGCCGAACTTCATCTCCGTGTGCTCCTCGCTGCTGCACAATGGCACCCTGGTGGACGTCACCCTGGCAGCCGAGGGTCGCCAGCTGCAGGCCCACAAAATCGTGCTGTCCGCCTGCAGTTCGTACTTTCAGGTATGTTGGAGACCACTGCAGCGCATATTCCTTGGGAACTTAATTAAACATCAAATGTGTTCGATAGGCTTTGTTCACCACAAATCCGTGCCAACATCCCATTGTCATCCTGAAGGACGTGCAGTATGATGACCTAAAGACCATGGTGGACTTCATGTACTACGGCGAGGTCAATGTGtcgcaggagcagctgccgcACATCCTCAAGACCGCCGAGATGCTCAAGATCAAAGGGCTAGCGGAGATGCCAACGGATCCGGCCAATCTTACCAAGTCGGACAGCAAGTCCTCGACCGACGGCACCGAATTGGTGGGCGGCGCAGGAGTGGGCACTGGGGCGGGCAACTCGGCTGGAAGCCTTGGGGCTGCCAGTGGAAGCAGTGTGGGCGACTCCCTGTGGAGCAGCAGCGAGGCCCAgcagttccagcagcagcagcaacagcaggcccAGCAAcaggcacagcagcagcaccatcaccaccagcagcagcagcagttgcagcagcaacagcaacaggcccagcagcaacaacaacagcagcagcaccatcaccaccaccatcagcaacagcagggcGGACAGGCGCAGGCGGCGCAGACGCATCACCACCAGATGCGACGTACGCCGTCACCTTTGAGCGCTGGAACATCGCCGGCCACCAGGCGCAAGCGCTTGCGCAAATCCTCGAATAACGGTGAGTTGGAGTTGGGTAAAGCATCGTCGTGATAGATTCAACATTTTAAGGGTTCAAGAATTAATGGTTTTTATGCTAACGCAGGTTCCGGCGATCGCAACAATGTGGAAGAGCAGCACAACAGCTCCCTGGACGCGGGTAGTGGTGCCGGCAACGCCGGTCTCAGTCTCGCCCAGATGAACCAGATGACATTTGGTGCAGGCGGCGGTTTGGCAGGCCACTCATTGCACGCGGCCAAGCTGCTCAAGGAGTCGGCCAGCGCTGAGTTAGACCAGCAGCCGCAGGACTCGGATCTGGATGATGGACACGGACACTTACACATGCAAATTGTAATGAAATTGGTCACGTTAACCTTGTACCCTCGTCCGCTTGAGCAAACGCACtaatggttttctttttcttctcgGTGCCCACGTGCAGAAGCCCGAAGTGGACATTGGTGGAGTGAACCAAACGATGCCCTTGGATATCTCCGGCGGCACTACACCATCCGAGCACGACGCGCCGAACTCCCAGTCCTCGCACTCGGGTAAGTCGCAATTGGAAATCAAAAGCCAGCACACTGTTCCATCAAAGCTCATTGTTCATCGGGTAGGGATTTCATTCGCCAGGATGGATTCTTGTTATCGTTTcttagttttgttttgccttcattacttttaaaaaacacaaaacacagaaTAGTTAACTgccatttgtaattaaaagaaaGCTGACAAACTGTAGACAAAGCAGGAGTCAAAAGGGAAAAGAAGTTAACAATCTCTTGACTTTTTTGAGACGAACATCTACTCAACATAATTGAAAGAATGGATCTATACACTGCAGGTATCATTTGCGAACTTAGTAAGGGGTTCATTGAACTGATAAGCACTGTCACCTATGTTCTCTTAATCAAAACAATCTTAAGTCCGAACCACTGTGTACTCTCGATTCACCCATCGAAATAATGCCCACAATCATACTTCATCTGCATATCTCACACACGAACGGTGCCATTTCGAAACAATTTCAGTACACAGCGCTTGGAGAAATGAATGCTAAAGCTAAATATGAGATCTAGCATACCGATTATTCATTACCGATTTACCGACTAAGtgcaatgaaatatttgtaatgcCGAAATTTTGTATGTTTAACTATTATTGTGTATTGTAttccaaagaaaaaaaaaccgaatcCTGCCTGAACTTGGGAATGGGAGAGAGCTAGCACAGagtccaaaacaaaaaccaaaacttcCAAAAACTAAACCtatgatttgtttttcaattgttCATTCTAAATTTGCGTTTACTTGcgttatttgatttttgttttgtgggaATTTCAAACAGCGGTTTCCGATGATAATGATTTAGCCTTAGCAATCTTTCCTCTACTACCTACCTCTATTGTACCTATTGTAACTCTATGAACTGCATCAGAACTTTTAAACTGTCTCAGTACAAACACAGCCGAACTAAGATTAAAGAGGACTTGACCcaaccagaccagaccagacctAATCCCGATCCATTAGAGCTAGGAGAGAGCGATCTCAACTTCAATTTCGATCGAAATGCCCCAGTACCAGTAACAGAAACAATCTTTCATtcgctgtctctctctctctcccctTCCCAGGTCTGCAATGGACAGTTGTCGATTCCAACTATCCGCGCTTCTCCCTGCCCGCCTGCCAGTCCAACTTGCTGGGCAACGGCGGTGGCAGCGGAGGTGGTGCCGGTAGCCAGAGCAGTGGTGCGAAT
This genomic interval from Drosophila teissieri strain GT53w chromosome 3L, Prin_Dtei_1.1, whole genome shotgun sequence contains the following:
- the LOC122618623 gene encoding ubiquitin carboxyl-terminal hydrolase 5, whose amino-acid sequence is MEELRKHLSKVNVPCASGAGSPPIYKDECVYSYDNPETPTGLYVCLHSFLGFGEAYVREYADKTGNRVFLHIQRVKTPKEGADTEAECDPVSEAGPERKITRLAIGVEGGYNESDMAKKYEIKDTYSIVVAPQLDKKLPYPDPELPMRVTQSVEAILAADSAIAKLEKATLMGTWDGEVRQASKYAENLQQLDNGKKIPPSGWQCEKCDLTNNLWLNLTDGSIMCGRKFFDGSGGNDHAVEYYRVTGFPLAVKLGTITADGKSDVFSYPEDDMVLDPHLERHLSHFGINMAAMKKSEKSMVELELDINQRIGEWSALTESESELQPLAGPGYTGMRNLGNSCYINSVMQVLFVIPDFQQRFVGTGAERYFSEFPNDPANDFNIQMAKLGTGLQSGKYSSIAENTLDTDHSTGISPAMFKNIVGKNHPDFSTKQQQDANDFYLHLLTLLDRNSRNQTNPADALKFLLEDRVECLASRKVKYKTREEYSFRLPVPLDKATNLDEVREFQEREKAARETGQRLLDRDIVRHKVPLQACLESFFGPELIEQFYSTAIDGKTNARKITRLATMPDCLMIHVGKFTLGDDWVPKKLDVSVDMPDELDLSNWRSAGGLQPGEEALPEPAAEEVKFTFDEAVMSELLTMGFPPEACKRACFHTKNSGLEAASNWLMEHIADEDISEPFVVPNNSIGDSAANQFVANPESLAMLMSMGFDERQAVAALKATDGNVERATDWIFSHADSIGVEEVAPASNSSTAAASSASNKTDFRDGGGKYRLVAFISHMGTSAQVGHYVCHIRKKGEWVIFNDSKVAKSQNPPKDLGYLYLYMREQ
- the LOC122618557 gene encoding longitudinals lacking protein, isoforms J/P/Q/S/Z isoform X2, with protein sequence MSVQQFCLRWNNHQPNFISVCSSLLHNGTLVDVTLAAEGRQLQAHKIVLSACSSYFQALFTTNPCQHPIVILKDVQYDDLKTMVDFMYYGEVNVSQEQLPHILKTAEMLKIKGLAEMPTDPANLTKSDSKSSTDGTELVGGAGVGTGAGNSAGSLGAASGSSVGDSLWSSSEAQQFQQQQQQQAQQQAQQQHHHHQQQQQLQQQQQQAQQQQQQQQHHHHHHQQQQGGQAQAAQTHHHQMRRTPSPLSAGTSPATRRKRLRKSSNNGSGDRNNVEEQHNSSLDAGSGAGNAGLSLAQMNQMTFGAGGGLAGHSLHAAKLLKESASAELDQQPQDSDLDDGHGHLHMQIKPEVDIGGVNQTMPLDISGGTTPSEHDAPNSQSSHSGLQWTVVDSNYPRFSLPACQSNLLGNGGGSGGGAGSQSSGANSAGGVNSDQRQQHEAQQQATQQQQHLQQLHYQQQQQQEQASASGQAYSSQIITVNNLVGSYATAAQNLSPTSPNESNMVQSVYSQGPTPTQSPVHAGVGGASAAGGGAGNATAGNGGATGAANQVVKRKRSVNPQGDENFIRALEAVRTGGIGFCKAARLYGVNNRTLWLEYKKRGYPVSRPSIKARVVKQEPNLSPSPTPSTNQGDDNTNETLGMQIPPQAETPTPSLMCTPHHAGLGSGAGSLPAGGNSHPAIGVMSLFDPRYMDSPSNVHSMTRQRYIEATGGGAGAGTGAGTGTINVNPTTAMNLQSINFNSI